A window of Eikenella corrodens contains these coding sequences:
- the rpsD gene encoding 30S ribosomal protein S4, which translates to MARYIGPKCKLARREGSDLFLKSARRSIESKCKLENAPGQHGARRGRLSDYGIQLREKQKIRRLYGVLERQFRRYFAEASRRKGATGELLLQLLESRLDNVVYRMGFGSTRAEARQLVSHKAILVNGEVVNIPSFQVKAGDTVSVREKAKKQVRIQESLQLATQIGLPSWVSVDAEKQEGVFRNMPDRVDLYSDINEQLVVEFYSK; encoded by the coding sequence ATGGCACGTTATATTGGCCCTAAATGCAAATTAGCTCGTCGAGAAGGTAGCGATCTTTTTTTGAAAAGCGCGCGCCGTTCTATTGAATCAAAATGTAAACTCGAAAATGCTCCTGGTCAGCACGGTGCGAGAAGGGGCCGTTTGTCTGATTATGGTATCCAACTGCGCGAAAAACAAAAAATCCGCAGGTTGTATGGTGTGTTAGAGAGACAGTTCCGCCGTTATTTTGCAGAAGCTTCGCGCCGTAAAGGTGCTACTGGTGAGCTATTGTTACAACTGCTTGAATCACGGTTGGATAACGTAGTATATCGTATGGGTTTTGGTTCTACTCGTGCCGAAGCTCGTCAGTTGGTGTCCCATAAGGCAATTTTGGTAAATGGTGAGGTAGTTAATATCCCATCTTTCCAAGTAAAGGCTGGAGATACTGTTTCTGTTAGGGAAAAAGCTAAGAAGCAGGTTCGCATTCAGGAATCATTGCAGTTAGCTACTCAAATTGGCTTGCCAAGTTGGGTTTCTGTGGATGCTGAGAAACAAGAGGGTGTATTTAGGAATATGCCTGATCGTGTTGACTTGTATAGTGATATTAACGAACAGTTAGTGGTTGAGTTCTACTCAAAATAA